CGCGTTCGCGCTCGCGCCGGACGTGCTCGTGATGCCGGAGTGTGCGAAGCCCGCGCCGGACGATTCGCGATGGCTCTGGATGGGCGAGAACCCGAACCAGGGGCTCGGCGTGTGGGCGCGGGAAGGCATCGCTCTGCGCCCGTTCCCCGAAGCGCCGGACGTGCCGCGGTTCGCATTTCCGGTGGAGGTCGGCGGGCCGGAGCCCTTCTTCCTGCTCGCCATCTGGAGCCTGGCGGACAAGCCTCACCCGTACGTGAAGGCGGTGATCCGCGCCGTGGAGTCGTACGCCGACGTGATCGCGTCCCGCCCGTCCGTCGTGATGGGCGACTTCAACTCGAACGCCATCTGGAACCGGAAGACGCCCGGGTCGCGAGATCACGGCTACCTCGTCTCCCTGCTGGCCGAGCTGGGACTGGTCAGCGCGTATCATCGGTTCACGGACGAGGCGCAGGGAGCGGAGACGCAGCCCACGTTCTACCTCACGTGGAACCGCCTGCTGCCGCTCCACATCGACTACTGCTTCCTTCCCCGGGAGTGGGCGGCGCGGCTCACCGGCGTGCGGGTGGGCGGCTACGACGACTGGTGCACCGTGAGCGATCATCGACCGCTCGTCGTGGACGTGGGCCCTGGCGGCGGCGATGAGCGGGTCGCGGGAGATGCGCATCCGCCGGCGCTGCCAGAGGGCCGTACGGGCTGAAATAATTCGCCCGCGCGTACGCGTGCACACGTGCGTGTATGCGTGCGCACGCGAACATCGCCCGAAACGTGGTCGCTCGCGTGCGCGCGTGCTATATTCCGGTTTTGGTCCTGCTCCGCCCCTCATCCCGCCGGAACCCCGCACCCTTGGCCCATCCCCGCCGCCCGTCCGCCAAGCCCGGCCAGCCGCAGGCCGTGGGCGACCTCGTGTCGCGCTACCTGGAGCGCGCCGGCATCGCCACCAAGGTCGAGGCCGCGTCGTCGCTGGCCGAGTGGAGCGAGCGCGTGGGTCCCGCCATCGCCGCTGTCACCCAGCCGCTGCGCGTGTCCGAGGGCACCCTCTTCGTGGGCGTCTCCACCAGCGCGTGGCTCATGGAGCTGAACCTGATGAAGGGCGACCTGATGCGGCACCTGAACGCCGGCAAGGGCGACGGCCGCATCAGGCAGCTCGTCTTCGTGATGATGGGCGAGCCGGACCCCGCTCCGGCGGGCGGGCACGGCAGCAGATACCGCTGAAAACCCGAACATTCCGCGCGCGCCGGTGTATCAGTCCGCGTAGCACTCAACCCGCAAACCAGACGAACTGAGCGTATGGCGACGAACAACGGAGCCGACGAATACAATGCCGGGCAGATCCAGGTCCTCAAGGGCCTGGAGGCGGTCCGCAAGCGGCCGGGCATGTACATCGGCTCCACCGGCCCGCGCGGGCTGCACCACCTGGTGTACGAGGTGGTGGACAACTCCATCGACGAGGCGCTGGCCGGCTTCGCCGACAGCGTGGACGTCACCATCCACGCCGACAACTCCATCACCGTGGTGGACAACGGCCGCGGCATCCCCGTGGACATGCACCCCACCGAGAAGGTCCCGGCGGTGGAGCTCGCCCTCACGGTGCTGCACGCCGGCGGCAAGTTCGAGAACCAGGAAGGCGGCTCGTACAAGGTCTCCGGCGGCCTGCACGGCGTGGGCGTGAGCGTCGTGAACGCGCTCTCGGAGTGGACGCGCGTGACCGTGCGCCGCGAGGGCAAGGTCTACGAGATCGCCTTCTCGCGCGGCGACAAGACGCACGACCTGAAGATGACGGGTACCACGCTGCAGCGCGGGACCATCGTCTCGTTCAAGCCCGACCCGCAGATCTTCGAAGAGACCACCTACTCGTTCGACACGCTTTCCAACCGGCTGCGCGAGCTGGCCTTCCTCAACAAGGGCGTGCGCATCACCCTCACCGACGAGCGGCCGGTGGCCGAGGGCGGCGAGGTGCGGCGCGACGACTACCACTACGAGGGCGGCCTCCGCGAGTTCGTGGACCACCTGCGCGGCACCCGCAAGCCGCTGCACCCGGACGTGATCTACATCGAGGCGTCGCGCCCCGAGGCCGAGATCGAGATCGCCATGCAGTACGACGACGGGTACAACGAGAACACGTTCACCTTCGTCAACAACATCAACACCCACGAGGGCGGAACGCACCTCACCGGCTTCAAGTCGGCGCTCACCCGCTCGATCAACGACTACGCCCGCAAGGCGGGGCTCTTCAAGAAGGGCGGGATGGACGCCCTCTCCGGCGATGACACGCGCGAAGGTCTCAC
The Longimicrobiaceae bacterium DNA segment above includes these coding regions:
- a CDS encoding DUF721 domain-containing protein, producing MAHPRRPSAKPGQPQAVGDLVSRYLERAGIATKVEAASSLAEWSERVGPAIAAVTQPLRVSEGTLFVGVSTSAWLMELNLMKGDLMRHLNAGKGDGRIRQLVFVMMGEPDPAPAGGHGSRYR
- a CDS encoding DNA topoisomerase subunit B, which codes for MATNNGADEYNAGQIQVLKGLEAVRKRPGMYIGSTGPRGLHHLVYEVVDNSIDEALAGFADSVDVTIHADNSITVVDNGRGIPVDMHPTEKVPAVELALTVLHAGGKFENQEGGSYKVSGGLHGVGVSVVNALSEWTRVTVRREGKVYEIAFSRGDKTHDLKMTGTTLQRGTIVSFKPDPQIFEETTYSFDTLSNRLRELAFLNKGVRITLTDERPVAEGGEVRRDDYHYEGGLREFVDHLRGTRKPLHPDVIYIEASRPEAEIEIAMQYDDGYNENTFTFVNNINTHEGGTHLTGFKSALTRSINDYARKAGLFKKGGMDALSGDDTREGLTCVLSVKVKEPQFEGQTKTKLGNSEVKGAVESVVAEKLGEFLEENPSVARAIIEKAVSAARAREAARKARDLTRKKSALETGVLPGKLADCSMNNPEASEIYIVEGDSAGGSAKQGRDRAYQAILPLKGKILNVERARFDKILSNDEIRAIITAIGTGIGDDEFDVKNARYHKIILMTDADVDGAHIRTLLLTFFFRQMRQLIEEGMIYIAQPPLYRVGKGKQEYYAYSDPERDEILGRLKGGDGDGKGIHVQR
- a CDS encoding endonuclease/exonuclease/phosphatase family protein, producing the protein MRLVTWNCCRGKIAAKAPHAFALAPDVLVMPECAKPAPDDSRWLWMGENPNQGLGVWAREGIALRPFPEAPDVPRFAFPVEVGGPEPFFLLAIWSLADKPHPYVKAVIRAVESYADVIASRPSVVMGDFNSNAIWNRKTPGSRDHGYLVSLLAELGLVSAYHRFTDEAQGAETQPTFYLTWNRLLPLHIDYCFLPREWAARLTGVRVGGYDDWCTVSDHRPLVVDVGPGGGDERVAGDAHPPALPEGRTG